One region of Mangifera indica cultivar Alphonso chromosome 3, CATAS_Mindica_2.1, whole genome shotgun sequence genomic DNA includes:
- the LOC123210505 gene encoding uncharacterized protein LOC123210505 isoform X3, whose protein sequence is MASSLQVKASTTVVNEELKAVHSGSMGENDLLVVGPGFLGRLVADIWRLAALSWSGEGSFLFTSSSAPYDCFNNESCDEDSPVVPIGRSPRTDVLLKAENVVLEFGGCVVRLAGLYKADRGAHVYWLQKGTVEFRPDHILNLIHYEDAVSLSVAILKKKLCGRIFLGCDNHPLSRQEIMDLVSKSGKFSKKFEGFTGTNDPLGKRLNNSKTQGEIGWEPKYPSFAQFLGVSE, encoded by the exons ATGGCGAGTTCTCTCCAAGTCAAAGCATCTACAACCGTTG TGAATGAGGAACTGAAAGCTGTGCATTCTGGTTCTATGGGAGAGAATGATTTGCTTGTTGTTGGTCCCGGGTTTCTAGGTCGCTTGGTTGCTGATATATGGAG GCTTGCTGCATTGAGTTGGAGTGGTGAAGGCTCTTTCTTGTTTACATCAAGTTCTGCACCATATGATTGCTTTAACAATGAATCATGTGATGAG GACAGTCCAGTGGTGCCAATAGGAAGGAGCCCTAGGACAGATGTTCTTCTAAAAGCAGAGAATGTGGTGCTAGAATTTGGCGGTTGTGTTGTTAGATTGGCTGGACTTTAT AAAGCAGATAGAGGGGCGCATGTTTATTGGTTACAGAAAGGGACCGTTGAATTTCGTCCAGATCACATCCTGAATTTGATACACTATGAG GATGCAGTTTCTCTTTCAGTTgcaattttgaagaaaaagcttTGTGGCCGAATTTTCTTGGGTTGCGATAACCATCCTTTATCCAG GCAGGAAATAATGGACTTGGTTAGTAAAAGTGGGAAATTCAGTAAAAAGTTTGAGGGCTTTACAG GTACCAATGATCCTTTAGGTAAGAGATTAAACAACTCAAAAACTCAAGGGGAAATAGGGTGGGAGCCAAAATACCCCAGCTTTGCTCAATTCCTTGGAGTGTCTGAGTAA
- the LOC123210505 gene encoding uncharacterized protein LOC123210505 isoform X1 — MASSLQVKASTTVVNEELKAVHSGSMGENDLLVVGPGFLGRLVADIWRQEHPGCQIYGWTVTRDHHDELIEMGIHPSLKGTEVTQKFPYVIFCAPPYQTSDYPGDVRLAALSWSGEGSFLFTSSSAPYDCFNNESCDEDSPVVPIGRSPRTDVLLKAENVVLEFGGCVVRLAGLYKADRGAHVYWLQKGTVEFRPDHILNLIHYEDAVSLSVAILKKKLCGRIFLGCDNHPLSRQEIMDLVSKSGKFSKKFEGFTGTNDPLGKRLNNSKTQGEIGWEPKYPSFAQFLGVSE, encoded by the exons ATGGCGAGTTCTCTCCAAGTCAAAGCATCTACAACCGTTG TGAATGAGGAACTGAAAGCTGTGCATTCTGGTTCTATGGGAGAGAATGATTTGCTTGTTGTTGGTCCCGGGTTTCTAGGTCGCTTGGTTGCTGATATATGGAGGCAG GAACATCCAGGGTGTCAAATTTATGGGTGGACGGTGACGAGAGATCATCATGATGAATTGATTGAGATGGGGATTCATCCATCTTTGAAAGGGACTGAAGTGACTCAGAAGTTTCCTTATGTGATTTTTTGTGCTCCTCCTTACCAAACTTCAGACTACCCGGGTGATGTCAG GCTTGCTGCATTGAGTTGGAGTGGTGAAGGCTCTTTCTTGTTTACATCAAGTTCTGCACCATATGATTGCTTTAACAATGAATCATGTGATGAG GACAGTCCAGTGGTGCCAATAGGAAGGAGCCCTAGGACAGATGTTCTTCTAAAAGCAGAGAATGTGGTGCTAGAATTTGGCGGTTGTGTTGTTAGATTGGCTGGACTTTAT AAAGCAGATAGAGGGGCGCATGTTTATTGGTTACAGAAAGGGACCGTTGAATTTCGTCCAGATCACATCCTGAATTTGATACACTATGAG GATGCAGTTTCTCTTTCAGTTgcaattttgaagaaaaagcttTGTGGCCGAATTTTCTTGGGTTGCGATAACCATCCTTTATCCAG GCAGGAAATAATGGACTTGGTTAGTAAAAGTGGGAAATTCAGTAAAAAGTTTGAGGGCTTTACAG GTACCAATGATCCTTTAGGTAAGAGATTAAACAACTCAAAAACTCAAGGGGAAATAGGGTGGGAGCCAAAATACCCCAGCTTTGCTCAATTCCTTGGAGTGTCTGAGTAA
- the LOC123210505 gene encoding uncharacterized protein LOC123210505 isoform X2: MEAGCQIYGWTVTRDHHDELIEMGIHPSLKGTEVTQKFPYVIFCAPPYQTSDYPGDVRLAALSWSGEGSFLFTSSSAPYDCFNNESCDEDSPVVPIGRSPRTDVLLKAENVVLEFGGCVVRLAGLYKADRGAHVYWLQKGTVEFRPDHILNLIHYEDAVSLSVAILKKKLCGRIFLGCDNHPLSRQEIMDLVSKSGKFSKKFEGFTGTNDPLGKRLNNSKTQGEIGWEPKYPSFAQFLGVSE; the protein is encoded by the exons ATGGAGGCAG GGTGTCAAATTTATGGGTGGACGGTGACGAGAGATCATCATGATGAATTGATTGAGATGGGGATTCATCCATCTTTGAAAGGGACTGAAGTGACTCAGAAGTTTCCTTATGTGATTTTTTGTGCTCCTCCTTACCAAACTTCAGACTACCCGGGTGATGTCAG GCTTGCTGCATTGAGTTGGAGTGGTGAAGGCTCTTTCTTGTTTACATCAAGTTCTGCACCATATGATTGCTTTAACAATGAATCATGTGATGAG GACAGTCCAGTGGTGCCAATAGGAAGGAGCCCTAGGACAGATGTTCTTCTAAAAGCAGAGAATGTGGTGCTAGAATTTGGCGGTTGTGTTGTTAGATTGGCTGGACTTTAT AAAGCAGATAGAGGGGCGCATGTTTATTGGTTACAGAAAGGGACCGTTGAATTTCGTCCAGATCACATCCTGAATTTGATACACTATGAG GATGCAGTTTCTCTTTCAGTTgcaattttgaagaaaaagcttTGTGGCCGAATTTTCTTGGGTTGCGATAACCATCCTTTATCCAG GCAGGAAATAATGGACTTGGTTAGTAAAAGTGGGAAATTCAGTAAAAAGTTTGAGGGCTTTACAG GTACCAATGATCCTTTAGGTAAGAGATTAAACAACTCAAAAACTCAAGGGGAAATAGGGTGGGAGCCAAAATACCCCAGCTTTGCTCAATTCCTTGGAGTGTCTGAGTAA